Proteins from one Paludisphaera rhizosphaerae genomic window:
- a CDS encoding MFS transporter small subunit: MNTTESKSSTARLVVSWLIVAIPLAWGVVQSVGKSLPLFQR, encoded by the coding sequence ATGAACACCACCGAATCGAAATCCTCGACGGCCCGCCTCGTCGTTTCCTGGCTCATCGTGGCGATCCCGCTGGCCTGGGGCGTGGTCCAGAGCGTGGGCAAGTCGCTGCCGCTGTTTCAGAGGTGA